Below is a window of Musa acuminata AAA Group cultivar baxijiao chromosome BXJ3-11, Cavendish_Baxijiao_AAA, whole genome shotgun sequence DNA.
AACAATTGGACAGTGACGATAGACATGTTGCCATCTGATACTtttgtcttcttttttctttgggGTGTGGTaggagcagtgatttaaaaagtgccaggcgccaaaagacgctaaggtccaaaaacgcccgaggcgctaggcgctcgcccgaacgaagcgagacgctaaaatataaaaatatataatataattaataaatataattatttaaaattttaaataaaaatattttattaaattaagaaaattaatagtattaaaattaaaataatatattattaatctaataaatacaaatactattattagtatactgtatactgttaacgatatacagaaggagaagaaggaagagtgtaagggggtgctgactgagaaaagaggaagcggcagcggcagcggcagcgggagtgtaaggaggcagcagcagcggtagcaggagtgtaaggaggcagcggcagcgggagcagcgatAGCGGCAACAACAGCGATAGtggtgagcagcgacagcggtagtAGGAGcgagagcaggagcgacgagcaccgACAGCGGTGACAACGGTAGCTGTTGCGAGCAGCAACAACGGCTAGCAGCGGGATCGGGAGCAGCAACGAcaacgagggttagggttgggcagcgaaatctgatatcggttttagttggttcgattgaaccaactaaccaccggagaccgaaccagacctaaaatcctggttcggtcgcttggtttaacccaggcgctcgcccgaagcgcccagcgcctgggctcgggcgagcacccaggcggcgcctctttgaagcgtgccgcctggAAATTTAacgaggcgctcaggcctcgcctcgcccgagcgcctaggcgagtgcccgagcgcctttttaaatcgttgGTTAGGAGTTGATGTTTCCATTTGTCTTGGCATGGCCTGACTGTTCCCTGTTGTCCTGTGCACTGCTTTATATCCCTCTGCTTATTTGTGGTTTAGCCAAagttctgctttgtattttttttattttctaataacAGATTCTGTAGGCTAATTGCATCTCCCATCATTATGCTCTGTCGGGATTTGAAGTCAAAACTTGTATGTACCTATTAttgaattttaaattaataaattattcaATAGTTTTGGGATTTTCTGATATATTTTGTGTTAATAAATTATTCCATACCGCCGATGTTAAGATTTGCTGTTCCATGTCCATGACTTGCAAGAATTCTGTACCTGCTGCTATCTTTTTACTGAACCTTGCATTTGTTCTGCTTTTAATTGTTACCATTGTGTTGCATCCTCTTGCCACACTGGAACACATATTTTAGATGCAATTTTTGTTCTATTCTGTTCCATCTTGTTTCTGATATTCCAATTTCATACGTATGTGTTCTCTATGGCAGTGTGGATATTGATAGCCCGTTTGTAAATTCTGATGGACTCAAGGAACCCGGCTCTGCAAAACGGTTCGAGTCCTTTTGAGCATGATACTAGGGAATTTTAGTACATTACTTTATGTACATCAGTGTGTATCAACTTTGTAATTGCAAAGCATCTATGCGTTGCAGTGTCAGATCAGAATCCTGCAGTAGACCTGCCTCTAAAGCTTGTAGGGAGAAGATGAGAAGGGAAAAGTTAAATGATAGGTAAATTAATTCATTATCACATGGTTATTGCTTATGTTGTGGATTATCATCCTTCTTGCATGCCTTCAGGGTTTTCACATTTTCTCAATTTTAGGTTCATGGAACTCAGCTCTCTCCTTGATCCTGGGAATCCACCAAAGACAGACAAAGCAGCTATTTTAAGTGACGCTGCTCGTGTGGTGATTCAGTTACGAAACGAAGCACAGAAGCTAAAAGATTCAAATGAAAGTCTCCAGGAAAAGATAAAAGAACTGAAGGCAAGCGGTCCTTTCATGTTACACTTATgccatatttgtgtgtgtgtgtgtgctgtCTGTActcattttcatcttctttcttgtATGACTTTGAAATCAAAATAATGTTTAAGTTGTTCAATTAGTAATCTTCTGTTTTGTTTAATTAGTAGTctttgatatttattttattttattgattgtaattatatattaattatgatTGAATGTTAATAATCATAAATTTTCATGTTAGGATAGCAGTTAAATTATGTTTTCCATTTTAGTAGTGTTGAATAAAATGTCATGGCTCAGAAATAGTTACTGCAGCATTGATTTTATTAATTTGAGATTGAGACCACTGTTTTAGCAATTACTTATGACAGTAAGAAGCTACATGTAGGGAATGGTGTGGAATTCCTGAGTGACTGGTACTATATGCCATCAGATTTATGATTGCTGTGCCATGTTCTTCACATGTGGCTGATTCCTTTGAAGCCAATATTGAAGATAGTACTCTTTGCCAAAGTTGACAATTGTTTGACTCTTCCAGAATCAATTTCATTTACCATTTGTTTTTTCCAGCTCTAATGTCAGTCTCTTGTGCCTTTGAATTTTTATGTTCTAACTTCTCATATTGCACTTCTAAGTTCTAAGTTTCTATTGACTGTTTTCTCCACATTTTTGCTGTGCTTGAAAAATTGCAATGAGTGATCTTTCTTGGACTCCTTTATGAAACACCTGGAGGAACATTGTTTACACAACAAATGAACATTTCTGGGGGAAACTTGACCCTTCCCACCTTTTGTTTCCCCCGTCTTGGTTGTTATCCAGACATATTCTTCTACTAGATAGCATTCCTAGCCTACTGATATAATATTATTTGTGTTGGGATGATTAAGACTTGTTTATTTATCTTGTTTCCTTGTAAGTTGTTTCCTAGATTACTAATTTGGATTGTAATAAATATGATCTTCAATGAAATGTTAAGTCACTCAAGGTCATTTTCGGTTTTATCTAATGATTTTGCTAGCTATTGTTCAAGCATTTCATATCTAACTACTGGTGAATTCATTTTTCCCCCGACTGCTGTTTTGTTCTATAGGTACAGAACTTAGACTGGATCAGTCTGTCTGAACAACTGGAAATTAGACCTGTGGTCAGTCTGGTTTATTAATTGGACTGCTTTTGATCCATATGACTAAAATGCCCTTTGTTGTGATCATCCGTTTGATATGTTTTGAGATTATTCCAGTTTTTTTGTGAGAGAAAATTTTGGTACTCTACTCCGGTCCTCTCTCTTTATTCATCTTTGTCATTGATCCGATCTTCCCTCTCATCACCATTTACTCTTGTCGTCCTCATTCGCTCTCATTATCATCTACTCATTGTCATCTGCTTTTTTTTCCTTCGGCTCCATCTTATATTAGTCTCTTTCACCACCTGCCTCTCTTCCACTTTGGTCATTGTTTTTCATCAtcttgttttttattctttagtAATCTTGCATCCTCTGCTGTTATACTATGTCTGTCCTCCAATTCActggagtgtttttttttttttgccatcaAGTTTTCTTGTGAACATACTATGATGGAGACACTTcatgtttttatttatgtattCTATTATAAAAGTATGGTTTTCGTATTAAATACTGTATATCCTCTTACCTAGGACCACATCAATCAATTTTTCTTGGTTGTACCCTGTTTTCTGTCAAACTAGGCTAGGTAGGTCCTAGAGCAATGCTGATATGTTGTCTCACCTCTTTTATATGAATGTAGGGGCCCATTGTTGCATCAACCtttatataaaaatcttaataatcTCTTGGACCATTATTCTTTGTAGATTGGTGAATTGTGAAGTCCCCAAATTGTCCTTCTTTAGCAGATACAATTCTTCACCTTGATCTATTTTCTTTTATGTAAACTTCTCCTTTTGGattcttttctttttgtctcaATGAATTGGTTTGGCTCATGAATATCATCTAGGGGTTCAGCAGATTCGTTCTCATGAATATCATCTAGGGGCTCATGAATTGCTTTGGATTCTGCTGTTTCTATAGATCTGATTCAAAGTTTGAGTTCTAGAAGTAGTGATATTTTAGAGTTCACAGGGCTGTTGAATCTAGGATGCATCTTGTTCATAACTTCAGATATGAGTCAGATCCTAAACCCTACATGGTTCACAATTGCACCACAACACCACGGTTTTGGAGAATTGAAAGGCTCAATTCTTGCTGGAATGGGAGTGGATTGACCATTTCTTTGGACTCTCCTAGTGAAGAAAGGAGCAGCTAATCAGGCTTGCTTACCAACTTTTAGTAGTAATAGGATATGTTTTATGATTGTTCTGTTTTTCTTTCTGAAATCAATTAGTATCTTAGAGTCCTGATATGAATATAATATAGATTAGCAAAATCAGGGAGTGCAACACAACCGAAACATGTAGTACTTCTGTAAAATAGTAATATACCAAATGTAATTATGGCAGTTTGAACAACATTTTAGTTAtctatttcaaattataaaacattctttgtagaaatatttactgtGAGATCTCTTTGATATGGCAGAAATTCATAAAATTACATATGTTTCAGTTTGTAGCATGTAGATTTTCTTATAAGATGACAAGGGCATCTAGGGCACAAGTGTTAAGCCAATTCCTCAATTCGGGCTGTACCACTATTCTTTGCTCAATTCATTACTTGGTTATGATTATTTAAGTTGCTTTTGCCTGTTAGAACTTTAGGTCTTCTGACCAACTCCTCCACCGTTGAGTTTATCAAAAGTTACTTTCTCTGCAGGCCGAGAAGAATGAGCTTCGCGAGGAGAAGCAGAAGCTGAAGGCAGAGAAGGAGAGTTTGGAGCAGCAAGTAAAGCTCTTGAATGCAAGACCGAGCTTTGTACCTCAGCCACCGCTGGTTCCAAGCCTCTTCCCAGCCCAAGGGCAGGCTGCCGGACACAAGCTCATGGTTCCTGTCGTCGGCTACCCCAGCTTTCCCATGTGGCAATTCATGCCCCCCGCCGATGTCGATACGTCGCAGGATGCAGATAAATGTCCACCTGTTGCATAAGCAACCTGGAAATCGAGCTGCAGAATGGATATATGTTGCTGATGCTACTTGTTCTGGGCTGATTTCATGTTTAGTTTCTTAAGATAGATTTCCTAGACCTTATTTGCTTCAACGGAAGGCTTGTCTGAAAATAGTTATAGTTGTCAGGGATCAGTTACCTGGTTTAAATGCCTTTGTGTTGTTGTAGGTTACGAATAAGATTTGTCTCTGTAAACTACGTAGTTTATAAGATTAATTATGCTCATGTTCTATTGTGGAAAATCTGCACTTTCTTATTCATGGTCTTAATTATGTGAAGAAGTTATCTTTTTTCTGCTAAAAATATTTTGTCAGGGAAAGTAAATACAACGTAGTGTTGATTGTGGGAAGGTAACAAAAGTTTTCCCCTTTTTTGGGGTGTTAGGAGAGTATAAAAAGTTATTTGGTTTTTTAAAGAAACCGATAGGTTTAAAACTCTTTTAGTCATTTATGATATAAATGGAATCACATGCAAAACGTTAAGTTTCTGATGTGTCACTTATATAAAGATTAAAATCAAGAGAGGTTTTTCGATATAATCCTTTTTAATGTTAAGTTAGTAAACATACatgagtagtagaaaaaaaaaaggatatattCTTCTCTCGTTGTgttaaggatatatttttatatccgATCACGATGGATAAAATATTCTGTGAAATATTTTATAGTAAGAGATAACACTCCATAGAATATTCTTTGGACTTTTGGACTTTTATCCATGCAGTTCGATAGATGGAATGTGACTTGAACTCCACGTTGTGATTATGTGTCAAAAAGATGACTAGCTGATAGTGTGGTGATTATGTGTCAAAAAGATGACTAGCCAATAGTGTATTCCCGATCATAACTCATCCAAATATTTAGATATTATGTGTACATTACATTATAATTATTAACAAACTAAAAAAtaggtaaaaaaaaatttattggataATTTACCAAAATAAAACCTTTAGGAATGGGTTTTTATCATATAAAGTGCCCATACAAGAGGAGAACTAAACTGTTTGTACGAAGAGACatcctttttagaaaaatattttgataatgcTATTGAATTAGATTATTTCAAGCCATAAATCCATGTATAGATTTGGTTCGATTTAGACATTAAGTTTTGGGTTAGGTCGATACAAAATGAATTAGGTTGAATTTTGTTGAATCTATGAATGAGTATAATCTAAGCGCAATATGAGTGTAATTGTGGTATTTTCACCGAATCAATATAAATTTCTCTAAAATTACTAgcacataattataatatatttaatattatttttaatttttttttataattttaggatgaataaatttttaaataaaatatttttaaattaaatcggTGAGTCTAAGTGTACCTCTTAATTTTCATCAAACCTATCTAAATTTCTGTATAACTATTAggataataattaatatttttatttttataaaataatatatttaatctttaatatatttaggatgataaatttttaaaataatatattttttatatttaatctcgagcataataataattttttaagtaaACTGTGAAGAGAGAAAAAGATCGAGGGAGAGGGAAAAGGATGAGgatagaggaggagaagggagggaaAAGAGGCGAGCAAAGAGGAGATaaggataattaaaaaaaataaaaaataatttaagatttaattaaatcaaattaaattacTTAAGATTTAGATTTGATTCGGTTCGTCTAAAAACAAAATCAAATCTaaacaaaaataattatcatatttttatgattccattaaaaatatttttatcaaattataaaaaaaatcttgagAAAAATCAAATACGACGATGCTATATGTAAAAGTCCATTATTAACagttcttaaaataaaaatttaccactttaaacaaatataatataatataatcaacAATATGAAAATGTGAATACAAACGGAAAATCTCGACACGATTTCATAAAACAGAGTATTTTGGAAGGCATTTGACAGCAATCACCACCGAGAATGAACTGGCGAAGCCCACGCACCAACAATGGTGAAGAAAGGCAGAATATTGTTCACTTATTATCAGATGGGACATAGCATTCGCATGGGAAGAGGAAAGCACAGCAGATAACACGACGATAGCGGCAGCAGATCGCACGAACGGAGACAGGACTAGACAAGCTTCGACTCATAAACTGGACTTGTAACGACACCTCCGAATCAAACACCGCCGCTGAGAGACTGGCAGAGTTCAGCAACCGCCACGGAGGCGGAGGACGAGGTGGAGGGTGGACTCCTTCTGGATGTTGTAGTCGGCCAGAGTGCGTCCGTCCTCGAGCTGCTTGCCGGCAAAAATGAGCCTTTGCTGGTCCGGCGGGATGCCCTCCTTGTCCTGAATCTTGGACTTCACGTTGTCGATGGTGTCCGAGCTCTCGACCTCGAGGGTGATCGTCTTCCCGGTAAGAGTCTTGACGAAGATCTGCATCCCACCACGGAGGCGAAGGACGAGGTGGAGGGTGGACTCCTTTTGGATGTTATAGTCAGCAAGGGTGCGGCCGTCCTCGAGCTGCTTGCCGGCAAAGATGAGCCGTTGCTGGTCCGGAGGAATGCCTTCCTTGTCCTGAATCTTGGCCTTCACGTTGTCGATGGTGTCCGAGCTCTCGACCTCGAGGGTGATCGTCTTCCCGGTAAGAGTCTTGACAAAGATTTGCATCCCACCTCGGAGGCGAAGGACGAGGTGGAGGGTGGACTCCTTCTGGATGTTATAGTCAGCAAGGGTGCGGCCGTCCTCGAGCTGCTTGCCGGCAAAGATAAGCCTTTGCTGGTCTGGCGGGATGCCCTCCTTGTCCTGAATCTTGGCTTTGACGTTGTCGATGGTGTCCGAGCTC
It encodes the following:
- the LOC103971382 gene encoding transcription factor ILR3, with the translated sequence MGSSENPNWFLDCSLIDDIPHAGGDFAANDVGGLCWPPQGFNTSSGVSVDIDSPFVNSDGLKEPGSAKRVRSESCSRPASKACREKMRREKLNDRFMELSSLLDPGNPPKTDKAAILSDAARVVIQLRNEAQKLKDSNESLQEKIKELKAEKNELREEKQKLKAEKESLEQQVKLLNARPSFVPQPPLVPSLFPAQGQAAGHKLMVPVVGYPSFPMWQFMPPADVDTSQDADKCPPVA